A region from the Oceanidesulfovibrio marinus genome encodes:
- a CDS encoding radical SAM protein, with amino-acid sequence MGNRAIAPGSLRSLLFKELAGSEPVELAFYGGTFTALPQELMLAYLDVAAELRQAGLVSRVRCSTRPDCLAPEVLALLARSGMDLVEIGIQSFDNDVLAASGRGYKADAAVQGCKAVRASGLELGIQLLPGLPRMTPAVFARDVAAAAALAPSVARLYPLLVLEGTALARRWRAGSYTPWDVDQTVDALADAFLTLWRAGIRVIRAGLAPESTLDDAFLAGPRHPAMGQRARSLALFRLLEPALAAWQGPVRLDYPRRFQGELWGHRGELVPAYAALGLIPGATTPHPEPWEPDCFRLSAVEAPAGKLPD; translated from the coding sequence GTGGGAAATCGTGCGATCGCGCCCGGCAGCCTCCGCAGCCTTCTCTTCAAGGAGCTCGCAGGCAGCGAACCCGTTGAGCTCGCCTTTTACGGCGGCACCTTCACTGCCCTACCGCAGGAGCTCATGCTCGCCTACCTGGACGTGGCCGCCGAGCTGCGGCAAGCCGGTCTTGTCTCGCGGGTGCGTTGCTCCACCCGGCCGGACTGCCTGGCCCCCGAGGTACTGGCATTGCTCGCCCGCTCCGGCATGGACCTTGTGGAGATCGGCATCCAGTCCTTCGACAACGACGTGCTCGCCGCCTCCGGACGCGGCTACAAGGCGGACGCCGCCGTACAGGGCTGCAAGGCCGTCCGCGCATCCGGCCTGGAGCTTGGCATCCAGCTTTTGCCCGGCCTGCCGCGCATGACCCCGGCCGTCTTTGCCCGCGATGTGGCCGCCGCCGCGGCTCTGGCGCCGTCCGTGGCGCGGCTCTACCCCTTGCTCGTTCTGGAGGGCACAGCCCTGGCCAGGCGCTGGCGCGCCGGCTCCTACACGCCCTGGGACGTGGACCAGACCGTGGACGCCCTGGCCGACGCATTCCTCACGCTCTGGCGCGCCGGCATTCGTGTCATCCGCGCCGGACTCGCCCCGGAATCCACGCTGGACGACGCCTTCCTTGCCGGTCCACGCCACCCGGCCATGGGCCAGCGCGCCCGCAGCCTGGCGCTCTTCCGGCTGCTGGAGCCCGCCCTTGCCGCATGGCAGGGGCCTGTCCGGCTCGACTATCCCCGCCGCTTCCAGGGCGAGCTCTGGGGCCATCGCGGCGAGCTTGTGCCGGCCTACGCCGCCCTGGGCCTGATACCAGGGGCCACGACGCCGCATCCCGAACCCTGGGAGCCGGACTGCTTCCGCCTCTCTGCGGTCGAGGCCCCAGCCGGCAAGCTCCCAGACTAA
- a CDS encoding HIT family protein, translating into MKRDADCIFCKIVAGEIPSQKVFETDTVFAFLDIAPVKPGHTLVIPKEHFATLLEMDAALAGPMHEAVQKIAAAAMEATGAKGFNLQVNTHKVAGQLVPHVHYHIIPRHEDDGLSLWAQSPYDSDAAMQEVADKMRATITK; encoded by the coding sequence ATGAAACGTGATGCCGACTGCATTTTCTGCAAGATAGTGGCAGGCGAGATACCGAGCCAGAAGGTGTTCGAGACCGACACGGTCTTTGCTTTTCTGGACATCGCACCGGTCAAACCGGGCCACACGCTTGTGATTCCCAAGGAGCACTTCGCCACGTTGCTGGAGATGGACGCGGCCCTGGCCGGCCCGATGCACGAGGCCGTCCAGAAGATCGCCGCCGCAGCCATGGAGGCTACGGGCGCCAAGGGCTTCAACTTGCAGGTGAACACGCATAAGGTTGCAGGACAGCTTGTGCCTCACGTGCATTACCATATCATACCTCGGCATGAGGACGACGGGCTTTCCCTTTGGGCGCAGAGCCCGTATGACAGTGACGCGGCCATGCAGGAAGTGGCCGACAAAATGCGAGCAACCATCACCAAATAA
- a CDS encoding integration host factor subunit alpha: MSSKTLTKADIVDAIYEKTQRNRAEVKAIVESLLGIMKQAIKKDHALLISGFGKFEAYDKKARKGRNPQTDETITLPPRKVVVFRLSRKFRSELNNQ; the protein is encoded by the coding sequence ATGAGCAGCAAGACACTGACCAAAGCCGACATCGTCGACGCCATCTACGAAAAGACACAGCGCAACCGCGCCGAAGTGAAGGCCATCGTGGAATCCCTGCTTGGCATCATGAAGCAGGCCATCAAAAAAGACCATGCGCTGCTGATTTCTGGCTTCGGCAAGTTCGAGGCGTACGACAAAAAGGCGCGCAAGGGACGCAACCCCCAGACGGACGAGACCATAACTCTGCCGCCGCGCAAGGTGGTGGTCTTCCGCCTTTCCAGAAAGTTCCGTTCGGAGCTCAACAACCAGTAG
- a CDS encoding septal ring lytic transglycosylase RlpA family protein: MRPVPGTLRIPALLLALLALALLASACGSSSVRSTPPSQKPGTYSKATQRPYTIKGTTYHPIASADGFTEEGLASWYGHPFHGRKTSCGEIYNMNDMTAAHKILPMGTVVRVRDLSSGRSVDVRINDRGPFVRARIIDLSREAARRLGMLEKGTTRVRVSSLSSLPQLKDGDLQGRFYVQIGSFTVQQNANRLLAQIRSRYPGSRIQYAVVGGMSFWRVQAGTFSSLHAAERQSDMLESSYPQCFVIAE, encoded by the coding sequence ATGCGCCCTGTCCCCGGAACCCTTCGGATTCCCGCCCTTCTCCTCGCGCTGCTCGCCCTGGCTCTGCTCGCCTCGGCCTGCGGCTCCTCCAGCGTCCGCTCCACGCCGCCCAGCCAGAAGCCCGGCACGTACAGCAAGGCTACGCAGCGGCCCTACACGATCAAGGGCACGACCTACCACCCCATCGCCTCGGCCGACGGCTTTACGGAAGAAGGCCTTGCCTCCTGGTACGGCCACCCGTTCCACGGCCGCAAGACCTCCTGCGGCGAGATCTACAACATGAACGACATGACCGCGGCGCATAAGATTCTGCCCATGGGCACCGTGGTGCGCGTACGCGACCTCAGCTCCGGGCGTTCCGTGGACGTGCGGATCAACGATCGCGGCCCCTTTGTCCGCGCCAGGATCATCGACCTCTCCCGGGAGGCGGCCCGCCGGCTGGGCATGTTGGAAAAGGGTACGACGCGGGTGCGCGTCTCCTCGCTTTCCAGCCTGCCGCAGCTCAAGGACGGCGACCTGCAGGGCCGGTTCTACGTGCAGATCGGCTCGTTCACCGTGCAGCAGAACGCCAACAGGCTGCTCGCGCAGATCCGCAGCCGCTACCCTGGCAGCCGCATCCAGTACGCCGTGGTGGGCGGCATGTCCTTCTGGCGCGTACAGGCGGGCACGTTCTCCAGCCTGCATGCCGCGGAACGCCAGAGCGACATGCTCGAGTCCAGCTACCCGCAGTGCTTCGTCATAGCGGAGTGA
- a CDS encoding histone-lysine N-methyltransferase — protein sequence MSRSGSPEEPALFRSIFPYGAVARIPFEGAPELPAPAARPYIADSTFRDGQQAAPPYRVEAVVTLFDLLHQLGGVSGLIRTSEFFLYTERDRRAVEKCLERGYEHPRIVPWIRAAEPDLRLVTDMGFTEACMLLSVSDYHIHLKLGSDRDRYKKQALAMAEAALTAGVSPRMHFEDITRADIPYCVELARDLAALAAQENRPLTVRLCDTLGLGVPYPGAALPRSIPRLVRTFIEEAGIPGENLEFHGHNDLHKALVNTVTAWLYGAAGASGTLLGFGERTGNAPVEALCLEHVSLTGQDADCDLTAVPEIARVFEQQLGLSVPPNYPLAGSEVSTTAAGIHAHGIARNPETYAAWDAGALLNRPARVALTDRSGLAGVAMWLNDRFGLEGAAMVDKSHPGVAAMQRAIVEAYGDGGRGRLTDDELVHIARASMPELFSPPETPGLNGD from the coding sequence ATGAGCCGTTCCGGGAGTCCGGAGGAGCCGGCGCTCTTCCGCAGCATCTTTCCATACGGCGCCGTGGCGCGCATACCGTTCGAGGGCGCGCCGGAACTCCCGGCGCCTGCCGCCCGTCCGTATATTGCGGACTCCACCTTCCGCGACGGCCAGCAGGCCGCGCCGCCGTATCGCGTGGAGGCCGTGGTCACCCTGTTCGACCTGCTCCACCAGTTGGGCGGCGTCTCCGGCCTGATCCGCACCAGCGAGTTTTTCCTGTACACGGAGCGCGACCGCCGAGCCGTGGAGAAGTGCCTGGAGCGCGGCTACGAGCACCCGCGCATCGTGCCCTGGATACGCGCCGCCGAGCCGGACCTCCGCCTGGTCACGGACATGGGCTTTACCGAGGCGTGCATGCTGCTCTCGGTGTCGGACTACCACATCCATCTCAAGCTGGGCTCGGACCGGGACCGCTACAAGAAGCAGGCGCTGGCCATGGCCGAGGCCGCCCTGACCGCCGGCGTCTCGCCGCGCATGCATTTCGAGGACATCACCCGCGCCGACATCCCCTACTGCGTGGAGCTGGCGCGCGATCTGGCCGCCCTGGCCGCGCAGGAAAACCGCCCCCTGACGGTGCGGCTGTGCGATACCCTGGGCCTGGGCGTGCCCTATCCCGGCGCCGCGCTGCCGCGTTCCATCCCCCGGCTGGTGCGCACCTTTATCGAGGAGGCCGGCATCCCCGGCGAAAACCTGGAGTTCCACGGCCACAACGATCTGCACAAGGCCCTGGTAAACACGGTGACGGCATGGCTGTACGGCGCGGCCGGCGCCAGCGGCACGCTGCTCGGTTTCGGCGAACGCACGGGCAACGCCCCGGTGGAAGCGCTCTGCCTGGAGCACGTCTCCCTCACCGGCCAGGATGCGGACTGCGATTTGACCGCCGTGCCGGAGATCGCGCGCGTGTTCGAGCAGCAGCTCGGCCTCTCCGTACCGCCCAACTACCCCCTGGCCGGCAGCGAGGTCTCCACCACGGCCGCCGGCATCCACGCTCACGGCATCGCCCGCAACCCTGAAACCTACGCCGCCTGGGACGCCGGCGCACTGCTGAACCGCCCGGCCCGCGTGGCTCTGACCGACCGCTCCGGCCTTGCCGGCGTGGCCATGTGGCTCAACGACCGCTTCGGCCTGGAAGGCGCGGCCATGGTGGACAAGTCCCACCCCGGCGTAGCCGCCATGCAACGCGCCATTGTGGAAGCTTACGGCGACGGCGGCCGCGGCCGCCTGACAGACGACGAGCTCGTGCACATTGCGCGCGCCAGCATGCCGGAGCTCTTTTCGCCCCCGGAAACCCCTGGCCTCAACGGAGACTGA
- a CDS encoding Lon protease family protein: MPKVKPLPASRLRARLDPKSIPFETSDDIRRAAVADHPPQPRVLEALELGLSIDDPGYHIFLCGEENMGRTYLIRNYLDPVAKKAPPPPDAVYLYNFDDPDKPIVVTLPAGQGRVFKEELADAVDRVRQEVPASFERDSYLHRRREILEAYQKTRDKLMSEMESQATKKGFNLDMDDEGGVTIYPLVEGKVLTEEDYERLEPSLRSKLKAQGDTLLHAVNDVLRRVSKEDQDFKEQEDALDREFVESVLAIHLDPLTKKWAKRCPESGLAEHFEAMRKDLIKNLEQLAPRDGVSEPTSLAGLLGGGEQSNEDHFSRYEVHLFVDNAGAEGAPVVVEDHPTARNLLGSIERESEMGTLVTDFTLIKAGALHRANGGYLIIHITDVMQYQSAWEGLLRSLRSGLARIEEVDEGQDQVKTKTLEPEPMPVNCKVVLIGDHDAYETLLAYDDRFPKLFKIKAHLQEHVWRKAPAIKSFVKALARVIDEAKLMPFDRAALAGVVDYASTLAEDQRKLSLKTPLVREIMLEADAMARSARKSVVDVESLARARRAKEYRANLYEEEFLEEYDRELIKVGTHGSAVGRVNGLSVTWFGDYEFGLPHQIACTVGVGDEGVVDLEREADLGGPIHTKAMMILKSYLMGCFAQNKPLVFSGSLCFEQSYARVEGDSASAAELAALLSALAEVPIKRCYAFTGAVSQSGAILAVGGVTRKIQGFFQVCQRRGLNGRQGVLIPVDNRDHLMLDDNVVEAVEQGLFHIWPVSTIEQALELLTGMPTGNPLKRGGFTAGSLYARVDARLAELARLAKQTLPGGRRRAM; encoded by the coding sequence ATGCCCAAGGTAAAGCCTTTGCCGGCCAGCCGACTGCGCGCCCGGCTTGACCCCAAATCCATACCCTTTGAAACGAGCGACGACATCCGCCGCGCGGCCGTGGCTGACCATCCGCCGCAGCCACGTGTTCTCGAGGCCCTGGAGCTGGGCCTCTCCATAGACGACCCCGGCTATCACATCTTCCTGTGCGGCGAGGAGAACATGGGCCGGACGTACCTCATCCGGAACTACCTCGACCCGGTGGCCAAAAAGGCCCCGCCGCCGCCGGACGCTGTCTACCTCTATAACTTCGACGACCCGGACAAGCCCATCGTGGTCACGCTGCCCGCCGGACAGGGGCGCGTGTTCAAGGAAGAGCTGGCCGACGCCGTGGACCGCGTGCGCCAGGAGGTGCCCGCCTCCTTCGAGCGCGATTCGTATCTGCACCGCCGCCGGGAGATCCTGGAGGCGTATCAGAAGACGCGCGACAAGCTCATGTCCGAGATGGAGAGCCAGGCCACCAAGAAGGGCTTCAACCTCGACATGGACGACGAGGGCGGCGTGACCATCTACCCTCTTGTGGAGGGCAAGGTGCTCACCGAGGAGGACTACGAGCGGCTGGAGCCCTCGCTGCGCAGCAAGCTGAAGGCCCAGGGCGACACCCTGCTCCACGCCGTCAACGATGTTTTGCGCCGCGTGAGCAAGGAGGACCAGGACTTCAAGGAGCAGGAGGACGCGCTGGACCGCGAGTTCGTGGAGTCCGTCCTGGCCATCCATCTTGATCCCCTGACGAAAAAATGGGCCAAGCGCTGCCCGGAAAGCGGTCTGGCCGAACACTTCGAGGCCATGCGCAAAGATCTGATCAAGAACCTGGAGCAGCTTGCCCCGCGCGACGGCGTGAGCGAGCCCACCAGCCTGGCCGGCCTCCTCGGCGGCGGCGAGCAGTCCAACGAGGACCACTTCAGCCGCTACGAGGTCCATCTCTTTGTGGACAACGCCGGCGCCGAAGGCGCGCCCGTGGTGGTGGAGGACCATCCCACGGCCCGCAACCTGCTGGGCTCCATCGAGCGCGAGTCCGAGATGGGCACCCTGGTCACGGACTTCACGTTGATCAAGGCCGGCGCCCTGCACCGCGCCAACGGCGGCTACCTCATCATCCACATAACCGACGTGATGCAGTACCAGAGCGCCTGGGAAGGGCTCTTGCGCTCGCTGCGCTCCGGCTTGGCGCGCATCGAGGAGGTTGACGAGGGGCAGGACCAGGTCAAGACCAAGACCCTGGAGCCCGAGCCCATGCCCGTGAACTGCAAGGTGGTGCTCATCGGCGACCACGACGCATACGAGACGCTTCTGGCCTACGACGACCGCTTTCCCAAGCTGTTCAAGATCAAGGCCCACCTGCAGGAGCACGTCTGGCGCAAGGCTCCGGCCATCAAGAGCTTTGTCAAAGCCCTGGCCCGCGTCATCGACGAGGCCAAGCTCATGCCCTTCGACCGCGCCGCCCTGGCCGGCGTGGTGGACTACGCCTCCACCCTGGCCGAGGACCAGCGCAAGCTTTCCCTGAAGACGCCGCTGGTGCGCGAGATCATGCTGGAGGCCGACGCCATGGCCCGTTCCGCCCGCAAGTCCGTGGTGGATGTGGAAAGCCTGGCCCGGGCACGCCGCGCCAAGGAGTACCGCGCCAACCTCTATGAAGAAGAGTTCCTGGAGGAGTACGACCGCGAGCTCATCAAGGTGGGCACTCACGGCTCGGCCGTGGGCCGGGTCAACGGTCTTTCCGTCACCTGGTTCGGGGACTACGAGTTCGGTCTGCCGCACCAGATCGCCTGCACCGTGGGCGTGGGCGACGAGGGCGTGGTGGACCTGGAGCGCGAGGCCGACCTGGGCGGCCCCATCCACACCAAGGCGATGATGATCCTGAAAAGCTACCTCATGGGCTGTTTTGCGCAGAACAAGCCCCTGGTCTTCTCAGGCAGCCTTTGCTTCGAGCAGTCCTACGCCCGCGTGGAGGGCGACTCGGCCTCGGCCGCAGAGCTCGCCGCCTTGCTCTCCGCCCTTGCCGAGGTGCCGATCAAGCGCTGCTACGCCTTCACCGGCGCGGTCAGCCAGTCCGGAGCCATCCTGGCCGTGGGCGGCGTAACCCGCAAGATCCAGGGCTTTTTCCAGGTCTGCCAGCGCCGCGGCCTGAACGGCAGGCAGGGCGTGCTCATCCCGGTGGACAACCGCGACCACCTGATGCTCGACGACAACGTGGTGGAAGCCGTGGAGCAGGGCCTTTTCCACATCTGGCCCGTCTCCACCATCGAACAGGCCCTGGAGCTGCTCACCGGCATGCCCACCGGCAACCCCCTCAAGCGCGGCGGTTTTACGGCCGGGTCGCTCTACGCCCGGGTGGACGCCCGCCTGGCAGAGCTGGCGCGGCTCGCCAAGCAGACCCTGCCCGGAGGCAGACGCCGGGCCATGTAG
- a CDS encoding AtpZ/AtpI family protein yields the protein MFKKGKFRIFDKDARDALFGVGTIGMHLVGSTFIGLAMGYYLDKWLDPKYGTKPYLTFFFLFMGIVAGFRNVFFEAKRLQRMHDKNAVPSPKAALAEDEKDKAQGAEPDAGDASRKKTNDKD from the coding sequence ATGTTCAAGAAGGGCAAATTTCGGATCTTCGACAAGGACGCACGGGACGCGCTCTTCGGCGTCGGCACCATAGGGATGCATCTGGTGGGCAGCACCTTCATCGGACTGGCCATGGGGTACTACCTGGATAAGTGGCTCGACCCGAAATACGGCACCAAGCCGTACCTCACGTTCTTCTTTCTGTTCATGGGGATCGTGGCCGGGTTCCGGAACGTTTTTTTCGAAGCCAAGCGGTTGCAGCGGATGCACGACAAGAACGCCGTGCCCTCGCCCAAAGCCGCGCTGGCAGAAGACGAGAAAGACAAGGCGCAAGGGGCGGAGCCCGACGCGGGCGACGCCAGCAGGAAGAAAACGAACGACAAGGACTGA
- a CDS encoding ATP synthase subunit I, translated as MQTQGTTMMQQARAMAGRLSHGVEAKLYKRGFTQPAVRRLITWQVLVTLAVLPAGVLFFWLGLWPLAFVAGSLLATFNFYFLAKSLQQIVFVKYDRQLLVSVLLRFYGRLGITAVALFLLIVWCRVPVVALVAGLSTVVATIVVWGGARLFEQNAKEA; from the coding sequence ATGCAGACGCAGGGAACCACAATGATGCAGCAAGCCCGGGCCATGGCCGGCCGTCTGAGCCATGGCGTGGAGGCGAAGCTGTACAAGCGCGGCTTCACCCAGCCGGCGGTGCGCCGTCTCATCACCTGGCAGGTTCTGGTGACCCTGGCCGTGTTGCCCGCGGGCGTGCTGTTCTTCTGGCTGGGCCTGTGGCCGTTGGCCTTTGTGGCCGGGTCCCTGCTCGCCACGTTCAACTTCTACTTCCTCGCCAAGTCCTTACAGCAGATAGTCTTTGTCAAATATGACCGGCAGTTGCTCGTATCCGTGCTGCTCCGCTTCTATGGGCGGCTCGGAATCACGGCAGTTGCACTGTTCCTGTTGATTGTCTGGTGTCGGGTGCCTGTTGTCGCTCTCGTGGCTGGTTTGTCCACGGTTGTTGCGACCATAGTGGTGTGGGGCGGCGCTCGGCTTTTCGAGCAAAACGCGAAGGAGGCTTAG
- the atpB gene encoding F0F1 ATP synthase subunit A: MAGGLPHPVLFSNLTGADEALSHMLGVHEAKHIFYTWIAMAILFITAFFVRKSLKTVPGTLQNIFETIIGGLENFVVENMGEDGRKVYPVLIVLFLFIVTQNFLGLVPGCDAPTANVNTNAAMAVFVFLYYNGIGIMRWGPGYIKHFMGPMLPLAPLMLILEIISHIARPLSLTLRLFGNIRGEEIVLILFFILAPIVGTIPIYFLFMLAKFLQAFIFFMLTMIYLKGSMEHAH, from the coding sequence ATGGCAGGTGGACTTCCGCATCCGGTGCTCTTCTCCAACCTGACGGGCGCTGACGAGGCACTCTCGCATATGTTGGGCGTGCACGAGGCGAAGCATATTTTTTATACATGGATCGCCATGGCCATCCTCTTCATCACCGCGTTTTTCGTTCGCAAGAGCCTGAAGACGGTGCCGGGGACGCTCCAGAATATTTTTGAGACCATCATAGGCGGGCTCGAAAACTTCGTTGTCGAAAACATGGGCGAGGACGGCCGCAAGGTTTACCCGGTGCTCATCGTTCTCTTCCTGTTTATCGTCACCCAGAACTTCCTGGGTCTTGTTCCCGGTTGCGACGCTCCTACCGCGAACGTCAACACCAACGCCGCCATGGCCGTGTTTGTCTTCCTCTACTACAACGGCATCGGCATCATGCGTTGGGGTCCCGGCTACATTAAACACTTCATGGGCCCGATGCTGCCGCTCGCCCCGCTGATGCTGATCCTTGAGATCATCTCGCACATCGCGCGGCCGCTCTCGCTTACGCTGCGTCTCTTCGGTAACATCCGCGGCGAGGAAATCGTGCTGATCCTCTTCTTCATCCTGGCGCCCATCGTCGGCACGATTCCGATCTACTTCCTGTTCATGCTCGCGAAGTTCCTGCAGGCGTTCATCTTCTTCATGCTGACGATGATCTATCTGAAGGGCTCCATGGAGCACGCGCACTAG
- a CDS encoding ATP synthase F0 subunit C, producing the protein MRKTFFIVLNTMAILLVGAVAAFAQEHAGGATMDASALGLTCFAAAIGMAIAAAGCGIGQGLGLKAACDGTARNPEAGGKIMVTLILGLAFVESLAIYALVVNLILLVANPFIG; encoded by the coding sequence ATGCGCAAGACCTTCTTTATCGTTCTGAACACCATGGCCATCCTGCTCGTCGGCGCCGTTGCCGCTTTCGCTCAGGAGCATGCCGGCGGCGCCACCATGGACGCCAGCGCTCTCGGCCTGACCTGCTTCGCCGCCGCCATCGGCATGGCCATTGCTGCTGCCGGCTGCGGCATCGGCCAGGGCCTGGGTCTGAAGGCTGCTTGTGACGGCACCGCCCGCAACCCCGAGGCTGGTGGTAAGATCATGGTTACCCTGATCCTGGGTCTGGCCTTTGTTGAGTCCCTGGCCATTTACGCCCTGGTCGTCAACCTGATCCTGCTCGTCGCCAACCCCTTCATCGGCTAA
- a CDS encoding redox-sensing transcriptional repressor Rex has product MPPKQLYSLKSENIPRATIQRLALYVQVLEDLDRQGTEVISSELLAKACTVNPSQIRKDLAYFGEFGVRGVGYYIKDLIGAIKQSLGVDHVWKTVLVGVGNLGRALLNHAEFRLRGFDIIGAFDCDPFKIGEQVSGLEVLCTKRLKEKVHELDVNLGIITTPPERAQRAANHLVEANIHGILNFAPARITVPDYVYVEYVDFFHHMYSLAFHITLEKER; this is encoded by the coding sequence GTGCCTCCCAAACAGCTTTACTCGCTCAAAAGCGAGAACATCCCCAGAGCCACTATCCAAAGGCTCGCACTCTATGTCCAGGTGTTGGAGGATCTCGACCGCCAGGGAACCGAGGTTATCTCGTCCGAACTGCTGGCCAAGGCCTGCACGGTCAATCCTTCCCAGATCAGAAAGGACCTCGCCTACTTCGGCGAGTTCGGCGTCCGCGGTGTAGGCTACTACATCAAGGACCTCATTGGCGCTATCAAGCAAAGCCTTGGCGTCGACCACGTCTGGAAGACGGTACTGGTCGGCGTAGGTAACCTTGGCCGGGCCTTGCTCAATCACGCCGAGTTCCGCCTCCGTGGTTTCGACATCATCGGGGCGTTCGACTGCGATCCTTTCAAAATCGGCGAACAGGTCTCCGGGCTGGAAGTGCTCTGCACCAAGCGGCTCAAGGAGAAGGTCCACGAGCTGGACGTGAACCTCGGCATCATCACCACGCCGCCGGAGCGCGCCCAACGCGCCGCCAACCATCTGGTGGAAGCCAACATCCACGGCATCCTCAACTTTGCGCCCGCGCGCATTACCGTGCCCGACTACGTCTATGTCGAGTACGTGGACTTCTTCCACCACATGTACTCCCTGGCCTTCCACATCACGCTGGAAAAGGAACGCTAG
- a CDS encoding DUF2333 family protein: MKKMPKLPRIPLKYLIIIVALFLFWPLLFGGYYAMYNLYRSVDPTQFPAVSEAVSETMALTGANATDPEKGAALLTSVSAQLQRELDSPFGWSANDAFYFPTKYLDNRANRQRGVIFATRMLTRYFSTHLAKLGQADPENEHLKEVREKHIVYGAEIWGFFRASAEKEYKRSIELMDEYKAELADGKATFNARTDDIYNNLTFIDGEEFLGQVLGSLVQANDEVSFWELDDRIKYAQGVVLVVRDYLTMLVHLYPEIVEKGGEQNVAVAFKDMDRICTFDPLIVLRGDHDSLLADHRGKMARYFISMMRRLEDLANSLRS; this comes from the coding sequence ATGAAAAAGATGCCGAAGCTGCCACGTATTCCTCTGAAATACCTTATAATTATAGTGGCATTGTTCCTGTTCTGGCCGTTACTCTTCGGGGGGTACTACGCGATGTACAACCTCTACCGCTCCGTTGATCCCACCCAGTTCCCGGCGGTGAGCGAGGCCGTCTCGGAAACCATGGCCTTGACCGGCGCCAATGCCACCGACCCCGAGAAGGGCGCGGCGCTGCTCACCTCGGTCAGCGCACAGCTCCAGCGGGAGCTGGACTCGCCCTTTGGCTGGAGCGCGAACGACGCCTTCTACTTCCCGACCAAGTACCTGGATAACCGCGCCAACCGCCAGCGCGGCGTCATCTTCGCCACGCGCATGCTCACGCGGTACTTCTCCACCCATCTGGCCAAGCTCGGCCAGGCCGACCCCGAGAACGAGCACCTCAAAGAGGTGCGCGAGAAGCACATTGTCTACGGCGCCGAGATCTGGGGCTTCTTCCGCGCCTCTGCGGAGAAGGAATACAAGCGCAGCATCGAGCTGATGGACGAGTACAAGGCCGAGCTTGCCGACGGCAAGGCCACCTTCAACGCCCGCACCGACGACATTTACAACAATCTCACCTTTATCGACGGCGAGGAGTTCCTGGGGCAGGTGCTCGGCTCCCTGGTGCAGGCCAACGACGAGGTCTCCTTCTGGGAGCTGGACGACCGCATCAAGTACGCCCAGGGCGTTGTCCTCGTGGTGCGCGACTACCTGACCATGCTCGTGCACCTCTACCCGGAGATTGTGGAGAAGGGCGGCGAGCAGAACGTGGCTGTGGCCTTCAAGGACATGGACAGGATCTGCACCTTTGATCCGCTCATCGTGCTGCGCGGCGACCACGACTCCCTGCTGGCCGACCACCGCGGCAAGATGGCGCGCTACTTCATCTCCATGATGAGGCGGCTGGAGGACCTGGCCAACTCGTTAAGAAGCTAG